One window from the genome of Oryza glaberrima chromosome 3, OglaRS2, whole genome shotgun sequence encodes:
- the LOC127768160 gene encoding E3 ubiquitin-protein ligase SRFP1 encodes MELDDASRHGFGRMGFGCKHYRRRCRIRAPCCNDVFHCRHCHNESTKDGHELDRHAVESVICLVCDTEQPVAQVCYNCGVCMGEYFCSACKFFDDDVDREHFHCQDCGICRVGGKDNFFHCEKCGSCYSVSLRDKHCCIENSMKNNCPICYEYLFDSLRETSVLRCGHTMHLQCFHEMLKHDKFSCPICSMPIFDMDKFLRALDAEIEANMLHIDYMGKGWIVCNDCRDTTQVYARVAGHKCCHCQSHNTCRVAAPVLPA; translated from the exons ATGGAGCTCGACGACGCGTCTCGCCACGGATTCGGCAGGATGGGATTTGG ATGCAAGCACTACAGGAGGAGGTGCAGGATCCGGGCGCCGTGCTGCAACGACGTCTTCCACTGCCGCCATTGCCACAACGAGTCCACG AAAGACGGCCACGAGCTCGATCGGCACGCGGTTGAATCG GTTATCTGTCTCGTCTGTGACACCGAGCAGCCG gTTGCGCAAGTGTGCTACAACTGCGGCGTTTGCATGGGCGAGTACTTCTGCAGCGCGTGCAAATTCTTCGACGACGAC GTTGACAGGGAACACTTCCACTGCCAAGATTGCGGCATCTGCAG AGTTGGAGGGAAGGATAACTTCTTCCACTGCGAAAAATGTG GATCATGCTACTCGGTCAGCCTGCGCGACAAGCACTGCTGCATCGAGAACTCCATGAAGAACAACTGCCCCATCTGTTACGAG TATCTGTTTGACTCTCTAAGGGAGACGTCCGTGCTCAGATGTGGGCACACGATGCACCTGCAATGCTTCCACGAGATGCTGAAGCACGACAA GTTCTCTTGTCCCATATGCTCGATGCCTATCTTTGACATGGACAAGTTCTTGAGGGCTTTGGACGCTGAG ATTGAAGCAAATATGCTGCACATAGATTACATGGGAAAG GGATGGATCGTGTGCAACGACTGCAGGGACACGACGCAGGTGTACGCGAGGGTGGCAGGGCACAAGTGCTGCCATTGCCAGTCTCACAACACCTGCAGGGTGGCTGCCCCGGTGCTCCCTGCTTAA
- the LOC127767372 gene encoding nuclear pore complex protein NUP93A-like — protein MAGVGGSSSGGGDVEMGGWSELLHSSTKLLEQAAPTPHFPPLQRNLDQLEVLSTKLKAKTVRAEAPVQSLSATRLLAREGINAEQLARDLKSFELKTTFEDVFPSEATTVEEYLQQLHEMAIVSSIQEAQKDNLRSFNNYMMQVLEDDWQKEKRDFLQSLSRLSTLPKRNTNLMASGISRPALMPSSASSPQSSSGLPSKEVMPIPNKTIIENKSSVYAAVVRDLNDARGRSLPFGPATAFRAAYESLSVGAVGTKSVTMHKVWHLIQALVGEGSTHRNISRKMSLVIGARRHLEWGHEKYILETINSHPALAALGGSVGNLQKIRAFLRVRLRDHGVLDFDATDLRRQPPVDTTWQQIYFCLRTGYYDEARQVAQSSRAAFNFAPLLVEWITTNGAVSPETALTASEECDKMLRMGDRPGRPGYDRKKLLLYAMICGCRRQIDRLLKDLPTLFNTIEDFLWFKLSALREYTSASSSNVSNEGLVPYTLEDLQSYLNKFEPSYYTKNGKDPLVYPYVLLLSIQLLPAILYLSKEVGEEGYHVDAVHISIALSDHGVLPDGVGSGQKMGIMDACAEAASIIRQYGSIYLRNGNLDLALEYYAQSAAAMGGGEVSWIGRGNADQQRQRNLMLKQLLTEILLRDGGIQLLLGPSGMGEEGELKKYMMDWRSRQQFLLEAAHQCHEAGLYDKSVEIHKRVGAFAMALQTINKCLSDAICAMARSMLDGESRAAALIHSGNEIMETARYSEASVQDKDLISEQQTVLRQLEAILHIYRLARAGQTVDALRETIKLPFLHLDPQAPNVTVDVFRNLSPHVQACVPDLLKVALNCMDNVRDTDGTLRAVKSKIANLVASNMSRNWPQDLYQKVAQCI, from the exons atggccggcgtcggcggcagcagcagcggcggcggcgacgtggagaTGGGCGGGTGGTCGGAGCTCCTCCACTCCTCCACTAAGCTCCTCGAGCAGGCCGCCCCCACCCCGCACTTCCCTCCCCTCCAG AGGAACCTGGACCAGCTGGAGGTGCTCTCCACCAAGCTCAAGGCCAAGACGGTGCGCGCCGAGGCGCCCGTGCAGTCGCTCTCCGCCACCAG GTTGTTGGCGCGCGAGGGGATCAATGCGGAGCAGCTCGCCAGGGACCTCAAATCCTTCGAACTTAAG ACCACATTTGAGGATGTTTTTCCATCTGAAGCAACTACTGTCGAGGAGTACCTGCAGCAG CTTCATGAAATGGCAATCGTCTCATCCATTCAAGAAGCACAAAAGGACAACTTAAGGAGTTTTAACAATTATATGATGCAAGTTCTCGAG GATGATTGGCAGAAGGAGAAGCGAGACTTCTTGCAGAGTCTAAGCCGACTCTCTACATTACCGAAAAGAAACACTAATCTCATGGCCAGTGGGATTTCTCGTCCTGCTCTGATGCCATCTTCAGCTTCCAGTCCCCAATCTTCGTCCGGTCTGCCATCTAAGGAAGTCATGCCCATACCTAACAAAACTATAATTGAAAACAAATCTTCAGTTTATGCTGCAGTTGTGAGAGATCTTAATGATGCTAGAGGGCGCAGCCTACCTTTTGGT CCTGCTACAGCATTCAGGGCTGCTTATGAGTCTTTATCTGTTGGTGCTGTTGGGACAAAATCAGTGACCATGCATAAAGTGTGGCATTTAATTCAG GCATTAGTTGGGGAAGGGTCAACTCATCGAAACATTTCAAGAAAAATGTCACTAGTGATTGGTGCTAGACGACACCTTGAGTGGGGTCATGAAAAGTACATACTTGAGACCATCAATAGCCATCCGGCTCTA GCTGCTCTTGGTGGATCTGTTGGCAATCTTCAGAAGATTCGCGCATTTCTTCGG GTCCGTTTGCGGGATCATGGTGTGCTAGACTTTGATGCAACTGATCTGCGTAGACAGCCACCAGTGGACACAACATGGCAGCAG atttatttCTGCTTGAGAACTGGATACTATGATGAGGCAAGACAAGTTGCCCAATCATCTCGTGCTGCATTCAACTTTGCTCCCCTG CTTGTAGAATGGATTACTACTAATGGTGCTGTATCCCCAGAGACTGCTCTGACAGCTTCTGAGGAATGTGACAAAATGCTGAGAATGGGTGATCGACCTGGCCGTCCTGGTTATGATAGGAAGAAGTTGCTCCTTTATGCCATGATCTGTGGTTGTCGACGTCAAATCGACAGATTGCTTAAAGATCTGCCAACACTTTTCAATACTATAGAGGATTTCTTGTGGTTCAAATTGTCAGCTCTGCGGGAGTACACCAGTGCATCTTCTTCTAATGTTTCAAATGAAGGCTTGGTGCCTTATACTCTGGAGGATCTGCAAAGTTACTTAAACAAATTTGAACCATCATATTATACAAAGAATGGAAAAGACCCCTTGGTCTATCCATATGTTCTGCTGTTAAGCATCCAATTGCTTCCAGCAATTCTTTATTTGTCTAAAGAAGTTGGAGAGGAAGGATACCATGTAGATGCTGTGCATATTTCAATTGCTTTATCTGATCATGGTGTTCTCCCTGATGGTGTTGGGTCAGGCCAGAAGATGGGTATCATGGATGCTTGTGCAGAAGCTGCCAGTATAATACGGCAGTATGGCTCTATTTATTTGCGTAATGGTAACCTTGATTTGGCCTTGGAGTATTATGCACAGTCTGCTGCTGCAATGGGTGGAGGAGAGGTATCATGGATTGGTCGAGGGAATGCTGATCAGCAGCGGCAGCGAAATCTAATGTTGAAGCAACTGCTGACAGAGATATTACTAAGGGATGGTGGCATTCAACTTTTGCTTGGTCCAAGTGGAATGGGGGAAGAAGGAGAATTAAAGAAGTATATGATGGATTGGAGAAGCAGGCAGCAATTCTTACTTGAAGCTGCCCATCAGTGTCATGAGGCAGGCCTCTATGACAAA TCAGTGGAAATTCATAAAAGAGTTGGAGCTTTTGCCATGGCACTTCAGACAATAAATAAGTGCCTGTCGGATGCAATATGTGCCATGGCGCGCAGTATGTTAGATGGTGAAAGTCGTGCTGCTGCTCTAATTCATTCTGGTAATGAAATTATGGAAACTGCCAGATATTCGGAAGCCAG TGTTCAAGACAAGGACCTCATATCTGAGCAACAAACTGTACTGAGACAGCTTGAAGCTATTCTCCATATCTATAGGCTTGCTCGAGCTGGACAGACTGTAGATGCTTTGAGGGAAACCATCAAACTCCCATTTCTTCATTTGGATCCTCAGGCTCCAAATGTGACAGTTGATGTATTCAGAAACTTGTCACCGCATGTTCAAGCTTGTGTGCCAGATCTCTTGAAGGTTGCTCTAAATTGTATGGACAATGTTAGAGATACTGATGGGACCTTGCGTGCAGTCAAGTCAAAG ATCGCAAACCTCGTGGCAAGCAACATGAGCAGGAACTGGCCACAGGATTTGTATCAGAAGGTGGCGCAGTGCATATGA